Genomic window (Verrucomicrobiia bacterium):
ATTTCGTTGTGATCTGAATGGTGGAAATTTGGAAATCTTTTACACGGGGCTACGGAATCCACAGGAACTCACCTTCGACGATTACGGCAATCTCTGGACGGTGGATAACAATTCCGATGCGAGCGATCCGGCGCGCGTCGTTTATCTGGCGGAGGGCGGCGACAGCGGCTGGCGGGTAGGCTGGCAGTTCATCAAAATTCCCATGGCGCGTAGTTCCTGGATCAGCGAGCGGCTTTGTTTTGAGAATTTTCCGGGGCGCGCGGCCTACGCCTTGCCGCCGGTTTCCGACAAGGTTGGCAATGGCCCCAGCGGTTTGACGTTCGATCCCGGAATCGGATTGCCCGAACGCTGGCGGCAGCACTTCTTTGTTTGCAATTTCAGCGGCAGCCCCACACCCATCAGCGGCATTCTTGCGTTCACAGTGCAATCCCAGGGCGCGGGATTCCGACTTGGTGAGGTGGAACGCTTTTGGTGGAATTTTCTGCCGACCGATGTGGATTTTGGTTATGACGGAGTGCTTTATGCGTGTGACTGGATCACCGGCTGGGAGGGGACGGGCAAAGGGCGCATTTATCGGGTCTTTGAACCGGAAGCGCGGCAGGAAGCTCTGGCCCGCCGGACGCAGCAATTGTTCGCGGAAGGATTTGAACAGCGCAGCAATGGTGAATTGCAAAAGCTGCTGGCGCATCCGGATCGGCGCGTGCGACGAGAAGCGCAGTTTGCCTTGGTAGCCCATCGCGCGACGGCAGAACTGGCTGACGTCGCCGCGCACCATGAATTGTTACTGGCACGGCTGCACGCCATCTGGGGTTTGGGGCAGTTGGCGCGAAACGGACAAGCGGTGGAATGGAAACCTCTGCTCGAGGACGCGGTGGCCGAGGTTCGCGCCCAAGCGCTCAAAATGGTTGGCGATGCGAAGTTAAACCATTATCGCCCGGAGGTGGTGCAACTTTTGGCAGATCCCGAAATCCGGGTGCGCTATTTTGCGGCGCATACCTTGTCAAAGATCGGTTTGGCAAAAGATTTCACAGTGGTCCAAACGGTGTTGCAACGGAGCGAGACTGATCCGTGGCTGCGGCATGCCGTCAGTCTGGCGTTGGAACACTGTGGCTCCGATTCGGAGCTGGCGGCGTTGGAACAAAATCCTTCACTCCAGGTGCGGCTGGCGGCGGTTGTGGCGCTGCGCCATAAAGCCTCGCCTTTGGTGCAGGCGTTTCTAACGGATGCTGATCCATTGGTGGTAGCGGAAGCCGCCCGGGCAATCAACGATTTACCCATTGTCGAGGCTCTGCCCGCATTGGCCGCCCTGAGCGATGCGCGGCCCGCTCTCGCCCAACTACCGTCGGGACCGGAGGCAGCACCCACGCCGCGTGATGCGATTCTGCGTCGCGTCATCAACGCCAATTTCCGTTTAGGCTCAATCGCATCGGCGCAGCGCCTGGCGCGACTTGCCGCCGCGCCAGACTTTCCCACGACGCTCCGCCCGGAAGCATTGACCTTGCTGGCGAATTGGGAAAAGCCCGATGGCAAGGATTACATCACTGGATTGTGGCGGCCATTGACTTCGCGACCGGCTTTGGCGTCTGAAGGAATTTCCGACCGGCTTTTAGCGGTGTTGCCCGCGGCGCCGGATGCGGCCTTCAAAATCAAATTATTCGCGTTAGCGGGAGCGAACCGCTGGCGCAATTTCGAACCGGCGGCCTGGCAGCAATGGCGCTCAGAGGCGGATGAAACGGAATTGCGGCTGGCGGCGTTGCAGTTTTTAGGCGATATCGCCGCACCCAATTATCCCGCGGAACTGAAAGTTGCGCTGGCTTCGGACGTGGAGGCCATACGTCTTGCGGCCCTGAAGGCTTACGCGCAACTGGATCGCCACGAGCGTTCTTTGGAAGGATTCAAACAAAGACTCGAAGCCGGCAGCCGGGCGGAGCAACAGACCGCCTATGCCATCTTGGGCGATTGGCACGGCGAAGAAGTGGACCAACTGTTGACCGCGCAGTTGGAGCGGTTGGCTCAGGGCAAGATTGAGGCGGCGGTGGCCTTGGATCTGGTGGAGGCAGCGGCCAAACATCCCGCCACCAACGTGCAGACCGCGTTGGCGCGTTTCCAACACACGCGCGAGCAGCGCCCGGTGGTGGAGCAGTTTGAGGATTGTCTCGCGGGTGGAGACGCGCCAGCCGGTCGCAGACTGTTTCGTCATAAAATCGAGGCGTCTTGCATTCGCTGCCACACCGTCAACGGCGAAGGTGGCGTGGCCGGACCGGACTTATCGGGAATTGGTTCGCGCGCGGATCGCCGCTATTTGCTCGAATCCATCATTCTGCCCAATGCAAAAATTACCGACGGGTTTGAAAACGTCCAAGGCGTGCTGAAAAGCGGAGTTACTTACGCCGGAGTATTGAAGCGGGAAACGGATGACAGCATCGAAATTTTGTCGCCGGAGGACGGACTTGAAACCATCAAGAAGTCCGCGATTGAAACTCGCCAGAACGGCATGTCCGGCATGCCGGATAATTTGCGCGAGGTGTTGACGAAGCGCGAAATCCGCGATTTGGTGGAATACCTGGCCGGACTGAAGTAACCGGGCAAAAGCAAAACGCGGCGGAAGGTGAGTCCGCCGCGTGAGTTAAAACTGCCGCGTTTCGTTTAGAACAACTTCGTCAGCGTAAGCGTGAACAACCGGCCCTCGGGGCGTTCCACGGCGCCAAACTCATAAGCGTAGCGCAAGGAGACGAACAGCTTGGCGTCAGGCCAGAAGGCGTTGATTTCCGGGCCGACACCAAACTTGCGATCGCGTTTATTGGTCGCGGTCGCTCCGGAGTCCTTGGTGGTTTGTTGTTGATAGTAACCGATCAACCCCAGG
Coding sequences:
- a CDS encoding HEAT repeat domain-containing protein, whose amino-acid sequence is MRLLKLFGEWFVALKLVAFFLVVAAPATETSVPQTSPTISPAELAIKGFALPTGFRCELVAAEPLLANPVAFSIDEQGRFFVAETFRFGAGVPDIRGRMDWLDTELASRSVAERIAYTRRIEPDNTAWWTINEDRVVLLWDSDGDGRLDQSKNFATGFNRLEDGLGSGVLAHHGNVYYTDIPHLWRLRDLDHDGVADQRESLSYGYGVRYGFLGHDLHGLQLGPDGRLYFSIGDRGAAVTLPNGKQVENTESGAVFRCDLNGGNLEIFYTGLRNPQELTFDDYGNLWTVDNNSDASDPARVVYLAEGGDSGWRVGWQFIKIPMARSSWISERLCFENFPGRAAYALPPVSDKVGNGPSGLTFDPGIGLPERWRQHFFVCNFSGSPTPISGILAFTVQSQGAGFRLGEVERFWWNFLPTDVDFGYDGVLYACDWITGWEGTGKGRIYRVFEPEARQEALARRTQQLFAEGFEQRSNGELQKLLAHPDRRVRREAQFALVAHRATAELADVAAHHELLLARLHAIWGLGQLARNGQAVEWKPLLEDAVAEVRAQALKMVGDAKLNHYRPEVVQLLADPEIRVRYFAAHTLSKIGLAKDFTVVQTVLQRSETDPWLRHAVSLALEHCGSDSELAALEQNPSLQVRLAAVVALRHKASPLVQAFLTDADPLVVAEAARAINDLPIVEALPALAALSDARPALAQLPSGPEAAPTPRDAILRRVINANFRLGSIASAQRLARLAAAPDFPTTLRPEALTLLANWEKPDGKDYITGLWRPLTSRPALASEGISDRLLAVLPAAPDAAFKIKLFALAGANRWRNFEPAAWQQWRSEADETELRLAALQFLGDIAAPNYPAELKVALASDVEAIRLAALKAYAQLDRHERSLEGFKQRLEAGSRAEQQTAYAILGDWHGEEVDQLLTAQLERLAQGKIEAAVALDLVEAAAKHPATNVQTALARFQHTREQRPVVEQFEDCLAGGDAPAGRRLFRHKIEASCIRCHTVNGEGGVAGPDLSGIGSRADRRYLLESIILPNAKITDGFENVQGVLKSGVTYAGVLKRETDDSIEILSPEDGLETIKKSAIETRQNGMSGMPDNLREVLTKREIRDLVEYLAGLK